The following coding sequences lie in one Azospirillum humicireducens genomic window:
- the metK gene encoding methionine adenosyltransferase, whose product MAKLNYVFTSESVSEGHPDKVCDRISDAIVDLYLSHDPQARVAVETLATTNQVVLAGEVRGPDSIKADQLVEVARAAVKDIGYEQDGFHWEKMDVKCFVHSQSADIAVGVDAAGNKDEGAGDQGIMFGYACRETPALMPAPIYYSHAILKSLAEARHSGAAPQLGPDAKSQVTLQYIDGRPTRATAIVLSTQHAEGLDQDAVREIVLPHIVNCLPEGWMCDDKNLYVNPTGRFVIGGPDGDAGLTGRKIIVDTYGGAAPHGGGAFSGKDPTKVDRSAAYAARYLAKNVVAAELAEKCTIQVSYAIGVSKPLSVYVDTHGTGNVDEDRLSDVLQQLVDLSPRGIRTHLGLNKPIYARTAAYGHFGREPEVDGGFSWEKTDLVGDLRNAFL is encoded by the coding sequence GTGGCAAAGCTCAACTACGTCTTCACCAGCGAGTCCGTGTCGGAAGGTCATCCCGACAAGGTCTGCGACCGCATTTCCGACGCCATCGTCGATCTTTATCTTTCGCACGACCCGCAGGCCCGCGTGGCCGTCGAGACGCTCGCGACCACCAACCAGGTCGTTCTGGCCGGCGAAGTCCGCGGCCCCGACAGCATCAAGGCCGACCAGCTGGTCGAGGTGGCCCGCGCCGCGGTGAAGGACATCGGTTACGAGCAGGACGGCTTCCATTGGGAGAAGATGGACGTCAAGTGCTTCGTCCATTCCCAGTCCGCCGACATCGCCGTCGGCGTCGACGCCGCCGGCAACAAGGACGAGGGTGCCGGCGACCAGGGCATCATGTTCGGCTATGCCTGCCGCGAGACCCCGGCGCTGATGCCGGCGCCGATCTACTACAGCCACGCCATCCTGAAGTCGCTGGCCGAGGCGCGCCATTCCGGCGCCGCCCCGCAGCTGGGCCCGGACGCCAAGAGCCAGGTCACCCTGCAATACATCGACGGCCGCCCGACCCGCGCCACCGCCATCGTGCTGTCGACCCAGCATGCCGAGGGGCTGGACCAGGACGCCGTTCGCGAGATCGTCCTGCCGCACATCGTCAACTGCCTGCCGGAAGGCTGGATGTGCGACGATAAGAACCTGTACGTCAACCCGACCGGCCGTTTCGTCATCGGCGGCCCGGACGGTGACGCCGGCCTGACCGGCCGCAAGATCATCGTCGACACCTACGGCGGTGCCGCTCCGCACGGCGGCGGCGCCTTCTCCGGCAAGGATCCGACGAAGGTCGACCGCTCGGCCGCCTACGCCGCCCGCTACCTCGCCAAGAACGTCGTCGCGGCGGAGCTGGCGGAGAAGTGCACGATCCAGGTCTCCTACGCCATCGGCGTGTCGAAGCCGCTGTCGGTCTATGTCGACACCCACGGCACCGGCAACGTCGACGAGGACCGTCTGTCCGATGTGCTGCAGCAGCTGGTGGACCTGTCCCCGCGCGGCATCCGCACGCATCTGGGCCTGAACAAGCCGATCTACGCCCGCACCGCCGCCTACGGCCATTTCGGCCGCGAGCCGGAGGTGGATGGCGGCTTCTCGTGGGAGAAGACCGATCTGGTGGGCGACCTGCGGAACGCCTTCCTCTAA
- a CDS encoding helix-turn-helix domain-containing protein, which produces MQTETGAPRGRRAGAGRPKTGKPNPIDVHVGSRVRLRRTLLGMSQEKLGEAIGLTFQQVQKYERGANRIGASRLFDLSRVLDVPVSFFFDDMPADAAAARVEDDDEAGASDERSAGAYEPDPMAKRETLELVRAYYKISDPSVRKRLFELTKAVASAAVAEAAE; this is translated from the coding sequence ATGCAGACTGAAACTGGGGCGCCGCGCGGGCGCCGTGCGGGTGCGGGCCGTCCGAAGACCGGAAAGCCGAATCCCATCGACGTCCATGTCGGATCCCGCGTCCGTCTCCGCCGCACGCTGCTCGGCATGAGCCAGGAGAAGCTGGGCGAGGCCATCGGCCTGACCTTCCAGCAGGTGCAGAAGTACGAGCGCGGCGCCAACCGCATCGGCGCGTCGCGCCTGTTCGATCTCAGCCGCGTGCTCGACGTGCCGGTGTCCTTCTTCTTCGACGACATGCCGGCCGATGCCGCCGCCGCCCGTGTCGAGGATGACGATGAGGCGGGCGCGTCGGACGAGCGCTCCGCCGGCGCCTACGAGCCCGATCCGATGGCCAAGCGCGAGACGTTGGAACTGGTCCGCGCCTATTACAAGATCAGCGACCCGTCGGTCCGCAAGCGCCTGTTCGAGTTGACGAAAGCGGTCGCCAGCGCCGCCGTTGCGGAAGCCGCGGAGTAA